The Hemiscyllium ocellatum isolate sHemOce1 chromosome 19, sHemOce1.pat.X.cur, whole genome shotgun sequence genome has a segment encoding these proteins:
- the LOC132824725 gene encoding uncharacterized protein LOC132824725, translating to MPRKKKPSQSKKPTLQFLESPQKGEKVIQVVPLQSAVNPRHVSCVPIDQKSSFTWVLPQFEFLDTTVEGPSREQHKCNKSDRTTRHNYRKKQNTTLKAVAERKLCNNFVPLTFLGCDELPVQKENHKFHSGPSQKVETLGQAQLPTNKTLLMGITHQAFKDDSPFGKVQNIDILGQKFKCNHQGSVAKGLFGKMNFVTSSIRNIPHSSMKCSSFSSPLYCVNHQNCAESVGKEVSLSDEDFILPHVSTPTIDSLLPACSLRRHISRVRDRTPDVPTRISFQSRPEDCLDTSYGLNNFSEACLTPEVWVQDTPEHEYGLKAIWRRRPDIMQYLKDRGKLTSSDVLVGK from the exons ATGCCCCGCAAGAAGAAGCCTAGCCAATCCAAGAAGCCCACTCTGCAGTTTTTGGAGAGTCCACAAAAAGGAGAAAAGGTCATACAAGTAGTGCCTCTTCAATCTGCAGTAAATCCACGTCATGTATCCTGTGTACCAATTGACCAGAAATCTTCCTTCACTTGG GTATTGCCACAGTTTGAATTTTTGGACACAACAGTTGAAGGGCCATCACGAGAACAACACAAATGTAACAAATCTGATCGCACAACACGACATAATTACAGAAAAAAGCAGAATACTACACTAAAAGCAGTAGCCGAGAGAAAACTGTGCAATAACTTTGTCCCTTTGACCTTTCTGGGCTGTGATGAGTTGCCTGTTCAGAAGGAGAACCACAAGTTTCATTCTGGCCCCAGTCAGAAAGTTGAAACTCTTGGTCAAGCTCAACTACCAACAAATAAAACTTTACTTATGGGCATCACTCACCAAGCATTCAAAGATGACAGTCCCTTTGGAAAAGTTCAAAATATAGATATCTTGGGTCAGAAGTTCAAGTGTAACCATCAAGGATCTGTGGCAAAGGGCTTGTTTGGCAAAATGAACTTTGTCACAAGTTCAATAAGGAATATACCACACAGTTCTATGAAATGCTCCAGTTTCAGTTCTCCATTGTATTGTGTAAACCATCAAAATTGTGCAGAGTCTGTTGGTAAGGAGGTCTCCCTTTCTGATGAGGATTTCATTCTACCACACGTTAGCACTCCCACAATTGATAGCTTACTTCCAGCGTGTAGCTTGAGAAGACATATTAGTAGAGTAAGGGACAGAACACCAGACGTACCCACTAGAATCTCTTTCCAAAGCAGACCAGAGGACTGCTTGGATACAAGTTATGGACTGAATAATTTTTCTGAAGCATGCCTAACTCCTGAAGTTTGGGTGCAGGACACTCCAGAGCATGAATATGGACTCAAAGCAATCTGGCGAAGACGGCCAGACATCATGCAGTATCTGAAAGATCGTGGAAAATTAACCAGTAGTGATGTGCTTGTTGGTAAATAA